GCTGGCGGATCGCCCCATGTGTTCCCCTGTTGCTTCACCGGCATACCGAGCAAGACGAGACCGCCCTTTTCGATCCTCCAAGCAGCCAGCAGAAGCCCGGGCCTTCCTGTTCTCCTTGACGTCCTTAACGGTCACAAAGGTCTTTTTCTCCTTGGGTGTGATGCGTAGAACATCTATCTTTACTCGCAGAGCCGCTGTCCACGTTATTTCCATGTTTAATCGGCCAGACCTGCTACCGCCGCCTGTGAAATCATTTTCAGCAAAGCGACGGTAAATGCTGTCATTCTGCTTCCGTGTTTGCATGAGGCGGCTCACCGGATCGCCGTTCGTAAGGCCCTGCAGTGAGTTCTGCAAAAGCATAAATTGAGACTCAACTATCAAGCACCAGATAACAAGATCGACTGCTTTGTTGATGTCTCAGCAAAACTTGAAAAAACGAACAAGACAAGGTGTGTGTATATAGTAACGAGACTGTAAGATCACATAAGATTCAAGGCTATATAGAGTGGCATTTGTGGTTACAAACAGCACTCGACTTGGTTTGGTAGGTTAGCTGTCAATGGCAAAGGGAAAGGGCCACCTTTAGAAGAGGTGGAACAGTAGCAAGAAACAAGGAAATGATGACAAGAACACCTATGTTTTATTCTTATCTTCTTCTAAATCAGTATGAAGCATTGTGCCACTCAAGAGGCATGCACACACATGCCTAACTCATGAAATTTATCTGCTTCAGTTCAAATTCACTCTACCATCGTATTGCCACTTAAGATTTCATTTAGACCATGTTAGCAGGAAATGCAATGGAAGGGA
This region of Triticum aestivum cultivar Chinese Spring chromosome 2D, IWGSC CS RefSeq v2.1, whole genome shotgun sequence genomic DNA includes:
- the LOC123054572 gene encoding uncharacterized protein, with the translated sequence MVTAVRALGLAGRALLRPVASTGTQRLLSTDKNSLQGLTNGDPVSRLMQTRKQNDSIYRRFAENDFTGGGSRSGRLNMEITWTAALRVKIDVLRITPKEKKTFVTVKDVKENRKARASAGCLEDRKGRSRLARYAGEATGEHMGRSASKIGLKSIVVKVKGSSFFRKKKKVLLSFAAGSRGARVRSPSPK